From the Armatimonas rosea genome, one window contains:
- a CDS encoding dual OB domain-containing protein, producing the protein MEVVITGKTKMQGGLCIGGLRLSDWSAIRLLPSDGSRSWPTDSPMKVGEVWNVEGAPNAVLTPPHTEDFRLTVAPSKVRDYGASLKNDIVANVAVAQGNFAALYQGHLLPILSGSICVRRPNVPSFSTQFWIATWDINLRLNGKAYYVVSWQDKTYKMPYVGVEQPVTVIPAGSLIRVSLARWFTPPSHTEEACYLQLSGWWL; encoded by the coding sequence GTGGAAGTTGTGATTACAGGAAAAACCAAGATGCAGGGGGGACTTTGCATCGGTGGTCTTCGTCTTTCTGATTGGAGTGCAATTCGACTATTGCCTTCTGATGGTAGCCGCTCTTGGCCTACAGACTCACCAATGAAAGTTGGCGAAGTCTGGAATGTTGAAGGTGCTCCAAATGCTGTTCTTACACCGCCGCATACGGAAGACTTTCGCTTGACTGTGGCACCTAGCAAAGTGCGTGACTATGGAGCATCGTTAAAAAACGATATTGTGGCAAACGTAGCAGTGGCGCAGGGAAACTTTGCTGCATTGTATCAAGGTCATTTACTTCCTATCCTTTCGGGAAGCATCTGTGTTCGACGTCCTAATGTACCTAGCTTTAGTACGCAATTTTGGATTGCTACATGGGACATAAATCTGCGTTTGAATGGCAAAGCCTACTATGTCGTATCATGGCAAGACAAGACATATAAAATGCCATATGTTGGAGTGGAGCAACCAGTAACGGTTATTCCTGCGGGGAGTCTCATTCGGGTTTCCCTTGCTCGTTGGTTCACGCCTCCGTCACATACCGAAGAAGCCTGTTATCTCCAACTTTCAGGGTGGTGGTTGTGA
- a CDS encoding CBS domain-containing protein, translating to MNEDILAKRFITTFNFVEQHLRVSLGVPPEARFTQMTQKYFERRVDQKDRFDLDAFASIRNAITHSAEPLFSPSIVAVERIEAIFERMVNPKLIYPRFKVDVDCVALEDTLASVFNTIAQRDFSQFPVYSDKKFHGLLTENGLTRWVAQHVLHTSPSVNLDGATVADVLSLEQSQGTSQFVPKTMTVDEMRYCFAVAPDLEAVLITETGDSTEKLLGIATVYDLLELTLNSKEQRD from the coding sequence ATGAATGAAGACATTTTGGCAAAGAGATTTATAACTACTTTTAATTTTGTTGAGCAGCACCTTCGTGTTTCGCTGGGTGTTCCCCCTGAGGCTCGGTTTACCCAAATGACTCAAAAATATTTTGAAAGGCGCGTGGATCAAAAAGATCGTTTTGATCTAGATGCATTTGCTAGCATAAGAAATGCAATTACTCATAGTGCTGAACCACTATTCTCACCTTCAATAGTTGCAGTTGAACGAATTGAGGCTATTTTTGAACGAATGGTTAACCCGAAACTTATTTATCCGCGATTTAAAGTAGATGTCGATTGTGTTGCTCTTGAAGATACTCTGGCTTCAGTTTTCAATACTATTGCCCAACGCGATTTTTCCCAGTTTCCTGTTTATTCAGATAAGAAATTTCATGGCTTGCTGACGGAGAATGGGCTTACACGCTGGGTTGCTCAACACGTATTGCACACTAGTCCTTCTGTAAATCTAGATGGAGCAACTGTTGCTGACGTGCTCAGCCTAGAGCAGAGTCAGGGAACCAGTCAGTTTGTTCCTAAAACCATGACGGTTGATGAGATGCGTTACTGCTTTGCGGTAGCGCCTGACCTTGAAGCAGTCCTGATTACTGAAACCGGTGACTCCACCGAAAAGCTTCTAGGGATTGCTACGGTTTATGACCTTTTAGAATTGACTCTTAATTCCAAAGAACAACGGGACTGA